TCTGATGTCAGAGATGAACTGCCAGCTAAAGCAGAAGTGCTTGaatttggatgagtttgaaATGAAGAGAAGATGGTATTTATAGAATTGTGTGACTTTGGGCTCCCCTGGCCTTCATCTTGGAATGCTGAAAATAACCGTAGCCATGAAAAATTATAACTTTCATGAACTGTGAGATTACGCAAAGCGGATTAGATTAGATGATAAAAACCCTCATGTAAAAGCAAATCAACTAAGCAAGACCAATTTAAAAAGGTGTGGAgtgaatataaataaataacgaCCAATGTTGGCACACACATGACCGAGCAGCAGCTTCCAGTTCAAGGAAGGATGCAACTGCAATGCTCCTTGATAAGTCAAGGTCCGATAACAACTTTGACATCCATTCTTCTAAAGAAATCCTTCTCTGCAACAATGATTATAAATCTTTTATAATCTCAAAAACGTAACAGATGCTAGATAAGCAAAATATGTCCGCGAGAACTTAAGTTCCAATGCTATTAAATATGATTATAGACTTTTTTCAAGTATAACCTCAACTTCAAAGAAGTATAGGGCCACATTATCGAgaatttttccataaaatcCAAATATTAAATGGAATTCAAAGGGTATCAGATTAACATATTGTTAAGATCAAATTGCATGTCAAAAGCATTGTCAATTGCCACAATCAAGCTAGTAAGTGTAAACAAATCCAGACTAACACAATATGGAGAAATAGATCGAGATTTTCCCTCGTGATTTGTGAGGGATAAGcgtatgttagaaacacaaacTTCAAAGCAAATTCAGGCTTTAATCTGTAGTATGATTCCAATTAActaaaattctaaaaaaaatgaTTACCCCTTCCAGCATTGCTTTAGTTCTCATCGTCAAGAGTCCCTTTGGGGGAGCTGGTGGAATATTTTTTCGAGGAAAGGCTCTTTTAAGCTGGAAGATTCAGTTGACAACAGTATTAGCATCCCTTACAAGATTTTCCATGGGTCGAAAAATTCACATTctcaagaaagggtcaaaaggTACTACTGTATATTTTCCAATAAATCGAGAAATTCAATCATGGTGGTACTCAAATGACAACTAGAATTCAAAACTTACAGCAGCATGCAACTTCAAGAAATTATTGAATCTTCTCAACACAGTTCTTGTAGTCGTACTCCCTTCTGGTGATTGTATACCAACTTGTACCCTGTAAAACTgcccataaaaaaaatttgagacgCCACCACCAAAATGATGCGAAATTACGGTTAATTGGGAAAAAACACTAAAAATAGAGAAAAAGTTGCTAACCAataacaatcaagaataaaaagATGTTCATCCAATCACACAGAAGAAAATAGACGAAGCAAAAATTGATAGGCCATTAAAAATATATGCATTTTAACTCTCAGCAACTTCGATTGCTTACACAGTTCCTTTGATACATGTCACTTAGTTTTAGAAACACCACTTTGTTTCAAAATGGCTGCTCAGTAATTTTTTGTACTAAGTTAGCATTCACGACAACTACCTCTGCTTAATTTCCTATTTTACGAACTCATAAGGAGTTTCAATTGTATTAAATAACCAAGCATGCTGGGGAATGAGCATTTAACATTTCAATTCTAAACAAATAGAATACCACTGTGGGGTCTGAATCTTTTGACTTCGCCAGTACAACCCATGATGGTATTACAACACAGTAACTCCACCCTGTACGAGGATCATGAGGCCAAATAGTTTCTCTTCCAGCCTGCAAAGTGCATAAACTGTATCAACACAGAAAAAATGGCAACTTATCTATCCAAGCACTGAGTAACATTGAAATTATCCAATTCAAAATAACCACAGCTACATGGCTATCCAACTTCAGAGTTTGACTCAATCAATAATAAGTAGCAAAAAGCCGAGAACAAGAAAATCAGCAATGGACATAATCTTCAGTAAgaacaaataaaactaaattCTGACCCAGACATTTGGGAGTACTTTTAGGTAAGAAAAAGAAATCCCATTACCTTAAAAACAAGTCTTGAGTACATAAAAAAGGTTTGTTCTTCTTGTATTAAGACCCTCACTAGTAATTATCAGATCAAAAGATCGCACGAGCAGAATAAAGTACAACAAAATGAAGACGATCATATTAAACAGTAGCAAAAACTTCGTCACTAAAATTTGACAATTGCCACATGCATAGTTGAATTCGGTCGTAGCCACAAATCAAAGGTTCGGCTAAGAAGAAAAGCTCGTTCAGTAAATCAGGCACAGTCAGCACGTTCACAGGATAATCAAAATCTAACGTGATTGTGATCACAACCTGTAACTACCAAACACATGCCTGAGTAGAAGAAATCCAAAATCAATTATAACATCAATATTCAGGCCTGTAAAAAAAACATCCCTCGAGCTGCAACTATCGATCGGTAATGATTTTGATCAAAAGATAACCAATTTTAGAcgaagaaaataaaacataccCAAAGACGAGGGGGAGGACTccaatccatacccaaaggCAAAGGCGAAGTTCCATCGTGTCGATGCTTCGGTGGACTCTGCCTCTGCATATCGATCACTCTAATTTTCTTCAATCACAGCCAATCAGTTCGTGCAATTACAGATTAATCACTTTTCTCACTTAATGCAAAGCAATAAACATCGAAGTTAAAGGTGGATGCGTGTTTAATCAACGATTTATCAAGAGAAACACTGGAATTAGGGTTTTGAATCTAAGGATCCGAACAAATTTTTCATCCGTCTTCGGGGAAGCTGAAGGTGCGACGTGGCTAATGAGTGCTGGGTGCGTCACACCGTTTCTTTGGCTTCAcggaaaataaaatacaaatcgTAATGCTTAGATTAGAGTCGCTAATCCAAAATCGCGACTCTAAtttcatttaacatttttcatCAGATTTATAGATAGTTTCTTTTAATAATCAACCTATTCAAATAATATTGTCAATGGACATTCATAGATCTCATCTTAACGCTCAAAATCCCCATTAAACTGAGTAAAATTTCGGTAACAAATCGATTTAGTTCAAAAAACCGGTTCGGGTATTTCAAAGGTGTAGTGTTTATGTTATAAACAACACtcggttatttttaattaagttaTTGTTAAAGTACTTCCAATATATGGTACATTGATATTTACACCAATTATATCGAGATATTGAGATTTTATATTCGATATATCATGAAATTCCgacaaatgaatttttataccGATTTTTTTGTGATATAAAATTTGATGTAAAAGTATTGATATACATcagtattttaattatttgatttggtcttggttttttttttttttaaatagaatTCAATTATTTTGTGTAGGGTTATTACATTTGACTGATGTTGAGTTATATAAATGACCAATTTTTTTGCACTAGATTTTCATCAAATAGTTACCTTCAAAGGTCCCTATAAGGATATAATACAGATTTCATATTCTTTTACTTATAAAAATAGACATGGATATCAAAGTCCATTTGCATAGCTCTACATCACCTAACACCATTGGATGGATAACAATTACTCATAATCAGTGGCGGGGCTACGAGTATCGGGTAAtccaattttttattaaaatatatgttaATTTTGGATTAGATTGATATATGTTCGAGTGACTAActtagaaaattaaaaaaatcttaGTCTAGATAGCCCAAATATCATAGCTCCACCCTTGCCCAACTTTGAAATCCCACACAACTAATTACAACTAGCTTGATACTGATATTTGATTACTCATTCAATATGATACAGATTTTAAATTAAAGTAGCACATTATTATATTCAAACCATCTGCAGAATCAATACATGACCACAAAATACAATTATGTCGTATGATAAATGGATAGGATAGTTCATACACTCGAACATTTGACAATAACACTCGCAGGACATGCAAACAGTCTTGCCTACTTATTGCCGCACACCAGCGGACTAGCTTGTGAAGAAACCATGAAAAACTAAAGACCGGATGGAGAAGATTAATAAACGTGCAAAAGACGTTGagaaattatagataaaacaatGGAAGAATTGATATATAATATGTTGTGTTGATGAAGAAGACTAGGCCGGGACTAATATTTAGCCATATTGATAAGGCAATGTAGGAATGCGTTTGTTTTGGTGCTCTTCTATCCACACTTGAATCCAGTAGGAACCTTTTTGCCGCAACTAGTGACGATGGCGCTCAACGAAACCGGGATGTTCAAGTTAATCCCGAGCACATTTGCCTTTATGGCTGTGCAAAGGCATGCCGCCACCTCCAAGTCGGTCAAGCCTTCTAGCAAAGCACAGCATTTGCTTTCAGGGGGGATACCGATTATTATATTCACCACACCGAGCAGGTTCCCACACACGCCGAGTTTCAGCGTGTCTCGGGGGCAGAAGGGGTTGGCAGGGGGGCCCTTCGGCAATGGGATTGGCTTGGGTTTCGGTTTCGGTTTTGGAATAATTGGCTTGGTCTTAGGCGGGCATTCGGCAGAGATGGTGGTGAAGAAGGCGAACAGGAGAAGGGAGAGGATTGAAACAGTGGCTGAAATTTTGGAGGTGGCCATGGCTGCTTCAGAAGCGGAAAAGTGTTGGAGAAGTTGGTATAGGAAGTAGAGAAGGGATAGTCTTGCTATAAAGGAAAATGTGAGGCTGATATTTGAAGAATGATCTAGTGGAAGGGAGTGAAAAAGGACAGAAGTGTAGTGGTTGGGATATTTTGTAATTAAGCTAGCTCGTGGCCGTGGGACATCTTGATTCTTGGGTAATGCTCGGAAATATCTTGCCTGCTACGCTTGTAGGCCAGTAATTCTGTAACTCGTGCGAGGTTAAATATCGGAATGCTTGCATGGGATCGATGCATGCCCTGAATTTAGAATGCAAAGTAAGGAATCATGAATGGTCAGTTTGTTGAGTTGTACGTAGTGTGATATCTCAAAAGAGGAAGATAAGAGAGCACATGCAATTTGCCTCATGCTTTCTTGTCTTTGTGCTTTGTCTGGTCCATTATTTCAACCTTGACGGCTGGCAACTCAAATAAAGCAGTAGAGCATCATAAATTTTGAGATAGACATCACGCACTTGTTTTATTGGTCCAGTTAAGATTTTACATCGAAGATTTATCAACAACGACGAGACAAAGTTCATGGAGCTACAGGTGGCATTTTGATATATAGACCATTTATTGTAGTTTCAAAACTCAGATGCTGCAATAAATTGGCACAGCACTTGGCCTATACTGCAGATAATCTAGTTTACTTAGTTAATCACTTAATCGAAATCGACCATCGCCATGGTCAGAAGTACGAGGATTGCTAGATCTAGAAAGATATCAAATGAAAACATGGTAACATCCCGGAACACCAGGAATGAATCTCAAACTTTTGTCAAGAAAGAAACAGATAACAACAGCTCAACAAGAGCATCACAGCTAAGCCAGGCATGTTTTCGGCTTGATCACTCGCTCGCCTGATTCATTTAACCTCGTATTCGGTTAATCTTGCCAGCTTGGGCTCATCATCGGTGTGATCATACTCCATATGCTGTGTAATGATCCTTGAAGATTCATCATTCGTAGCATATTGGCAAAAGCTCAAGCAACAATCTTGTGTTTACCGAGCAGAGCCATCGACCATGGCATTTGAACTGTTTAtactttaaaaaatttgaatcatATTAATTCATAAAATTTCGTCGGTTACTTAGCTTGtatttttttggtaattttgTGGTAAATGATTTCAACGAGATGGTTGCATTTTGTAACCTACATTTCTTTGAAGTGTTAGCAGGACAAAAATCGTTTATCACCATTGTGCGATAGGTCTTGATCTATCGCGatctataaaaaataatatatatatatatatatatatattatttttgacttcaaaaaaatcatttttacgAGTTAtgctataaaaaaaatattgtctAATATATgctaatgattattttttattt
The Primulina tabacum isolate GXHZ01 chromosome 9, ASM2559414v2, whole genome shotgun sequence DNA segment above includes these coding regions:
- the LOC142555421 gene encoding 14 kDa proline-rich protein DC2.15-like, giving the protein MATSKISATVSILSLLLFAFFTTISAECPPKTKPIIPKPKPKPKPIPLPKGPPANPFCPRDTLKLGVCGNLLGVVNIIIGIPPESKCCALLEGLTDLEVAACLCTAIKANVLGINLNIPVSLSAIVTSCGKKVPTGFKCG